In Tachysurus fulvidraco isolate hzauxx_2018 chromosome 11, HZAU_PFXX_2.0, whole genome shotgun sequence, one DNA window encodes the following:
- the LOC113637916 gene encoding uncharacterized protein LOC113637916 isoform X3, translating into MAGSVCFGALGFVLLFLLSTAGAEVTNLRNIIDHLKNTYGVNGQYALGINVLDTYCTSDGQLDQNFLSQDEARHVHDGMNSEEHIYNGVDLVGARPRPFGDQGFNIHSEFLLLRETNPSPMQNLLNKRKNGCTVFFTLNSPCVNTCSTPTGPHSIIEALDMFNSHNGPKAFVFNQIWHHDEGKTKWSDNILQIEKRIPVYRCNNSGCVRCVTNDVVNTWCVGQK; encoded by the exons ATGGCTGGTTCT gtgtGTTTTGGAGCTCTGGGATTCGTTCTGCTCTTTCTGCTCTCTACTGCTGGGGCCGAGGTTACAAATCTCAGGAACATAATTGACCACCTTAAGAACAc CTATGGAGTTAATGGTCAGTATGCTCTGGGCATTAATGTCCTAGATACATATTGTACTTCAGATGGCCAACTCGACCAGAACTTCCTGTCTCAAGATGAAGCAAGACATGTGCATGACGGCATGAATAGTGAAGAACATATTTACAATGGTGTAGATCTGGTTGGTGCCAGACCAAGACCGTTTGGTGATCAAGGTTTCAATATACACTCTGAGTTTCTGTTGCTGAGAGAAACCAATCCCTCGCCCATGCAAAACCTCctgaataaaaggaaaaatggcTGCACGGTTTTCTTCACCTTAAACTCCCCCTGTGTCAACACCTGCTCAACACCTACAGGACCCCACAGCATCATCGAAGCTCTCGACATGTTCAACAGTCACAACGGTCCAAAAGCTTTTGTTTTCAATCAGATTTGGCATCATGATGAGGGTAAGACTAAATGGTCAGATAACATACTTCAGATAGAAAAACGAATTCCAGTCTATCGCTGCAACAACAGTGGATGCGTCCGCTGTGTCACCAATGATGTAGTTAACACTTGGTGCGTCGGccaaaaataa
- the LOC125145937 gene encoding uncharacterized protein LOC125145937 has translation MAGSVCFGALGFVLLFLLSTASGAEVTNLRNIIDHLNNTYGIDGQYALGINVLDTYCTSDGKLDQNFLSQDGANKVQEGFNSTERIYNGEELVGALPKLAKRVVMHSEYRLLRGSDLSPMQNLLNKRKNRCTVFFTLNSPCVETCSTPTGRHSIIPALNMFNSHNGPKAFVFRQIWHHDVGKTEWKQNILEIEKRIPVYRCDNSGCVRCVTNDVVNTRCVS, from the exons ATGGCTGGTTCT gtgtGTTTTGGAGCTCTGGGATTCGTTCTGCTCTTTCTGCTCTCTACTGCTTCTGGGGCCGAGGTTACAAATCTCAGGAACATAATTGATCACCTTAATAACac CTATGGAATTGATGGTCAGTATGCTCTGGGCATTAATGTCCTAGATACATATTGTACTTCAGATGGCAAACTCGACCAGAACTTCCTGTCTCAAGATGGAGCAAACAAGGTGCAGGAGGGCTTTAATAGTACAGAACGTATTTACAATGGTGAAGAGCTGGTTGGTGCCTTACCAAAATTGGCTAAACGTGTCGTTATGCACTCTGAGTATCGGTTGCTGAGAGGCTCAGATCTCTCGCCCATGCAAAACCTCctgaataaaaggaaaaatcGCTGCACGGTTTTCTTCACCTTAAACTCCCCCTGTGTCGAAACCTGCTCAACACCTACAGGACGCCACAGCATCATCCCAGCTCTCAACATGTTCAACAGTCACAACGGTCCAAAAGCTTTTGTTTTCAGGCAGATTTGGCATCATGATGTGGGTAAGACTGAATGGAAACAGAACATACTTGAGATAGAAAAACGAATTCCAGTCTATCGCTGCGACAACAGTGGATGCGTCCGCTGTGTCACCAATGATGTAGTTAACACTCGGTGCGTCagctga
- the LOC113637916 gene encoding uncharacterized protein LOC113637916 isoform X2, which yields MAGSVCFGALGFVLLFLLSTASGAEVTNLKKIIDHLQNTYGVNGQYALGINVLDTYCTSDGQLDQNFLSQDEARHVHDGMNSEEHIYNGVDLVGARPRPFGDQGFNIHSEFLLLRETNPSPMQNLLNKRKNGCTVFFTLNSPCVNTCSTPTGPHSIIEALDMFNSHNGPKAFVFNQIWHHDEGKTKWSDNILQIEKRIPVYRCNNSGCVRCVTNDVVNTWCVGQK from the exons ATGGCTGGTTCT gtgtGTTTTGGAGCTCTGGGATTCGTTCTGCTCTTTCTGCTCTCTACTGCTTCTGGGGCCGAGGTTACAAATCTCAAGAAGATAATTGACCACCTTCAGAACac CTATGGAGTTAATGGTCAGTATGCTCTGGGCATTAATGTCCTAGATACATATTGTACTTCAGATGGCCAACTCGACCAGAACTTCCTGTCTCAAGATGAAGCAAGACATGTGCATGACGGCATGAATAGTGAAGAACATATTTACAATGGTGTAGATCTGGTTGGTGCCAGACCAAGACCGTTTGGTGATCAAGGTTTCAATATACACTCTGAGTTTCTGTTGCTGAGAGAAACCAATCCCTCGCCCATGCAAAACCTCctgaataaaaggaaaaatggcTGCACGGTTTTCTTCACCTTAAACTCCCCCTGTGTCAACACCTGCTCAACACCTACAGGACCCCACAGCATCATCGAAGCTCTCGACATGTTCAACAGTCACAACGGTCCAAAAGCTTTTGTTTTCAATCAGATTTGGCATCATGATGAGGGTAAGACTAAATGGTCAGATAACATACTTCAGATAGAAAAACGAATTCCAGTCTATCGCTGCAACAACAGTGGATGCGTCCGCTGTGTCACCAATGATGTAGTTAACACTTGGTGCGTCGGccaaaaataa